The sequence below is a genomic window from bacterium.
CGCGGACGACGAGCAGACCAGACAGACATAAACGGCAGACGACGCAGGGAGAGATCAACGATGAGCTACGCGGCACTCGCTGACCGGGCCCGTTCGGCGTACCAGACGAACCAACTCCAGATGGAAGACCCCGTCGGCCTCGTCGTCCGGCTGTACGACGGCATGCTCAGCTTCCTGCGCCGCGGCGCGGAGCTGCTGCAGGCGCGGCAGATGGCCCCCGCGGCGGAGCAGATCCGCCGGGCGACCGACATCGTCGGCGAACTCCAGGCGGTCCTGAATCTCCGCGAGGGCGGGGAAGTGGCCTTCAACCTCGATCGGCTCTATTCCTACTGCCGGAGGCGGATCATGGAATCGCACCTGCAGGCCGATCCGGCGGGGCTGATGGAAGTCGCCCGACTGATGACGCCGCTGCGCGACGCGTGGGCCGAGGCCCGCGTCAAGCAGACCGGTCTCCCGCGCTGACCGCGATGGCCGCGGACCGCGCCACGACCGCCGCCCTCGCGCTGCGCGAACTCTGCCGCGAGGAGCGCCGTCTCGTCGAGGGGCGGCGGCTGCTCGAGCTGCCGCAACTCGTCGAGCGTCGGCGCGACGCGATGCGCGAACTGGCCGACTCGCTCCCGCCGGCCCCCGGGGCCGAGGGCGAGGTCCAGCGGATCCTCGCCGACGTGCAGCGCGAGGCCTCCGAGAACCTCGCCCTGCTGCGCTCGATCCAGGGGGAGCTGTCGGAGGAGATGACCGACGACGCCCGTCGGGGCCGAGCGGCCCGCGGTTACTCGCGCAACGCCTGACCACGGCGCGGGGACAAAAACCAAGGGCGGGCCGTTTCCGGCCCGCCCTTTTCTCGTCTTCGTCGGCGCCGCCGATCACTCGTCGTACATCGGCAGCCCCTTCTGGATCCGCTTGAGCTTCTCGACGAACGTCGTCCGCTTCAGCTCCAGCAGCTGCGCGGCGCGCGCCTTGTTGCCGTTCGTCAGTTCGAGGCTCTGCAGGATCAGGTTCCGCTCGACCTCCGACACGACGCTGCGGAAGTTGATGCCGTCCTCGGTCAGCGTGCAGGGCAGGACCGTGTTGAGCGGGCCGCCGGCC
It includes:
- the fliS gene encoding flagellar export chaperone FliS, with translation MSYAALADRARSAYQTNQLQMEDPVGLVVRLYDGMLSFLRRGAELLQARQMAPAAEQIRRATDIVGELQAVLNLREGGEVAFNLDRLYSYCRRRIMESHLQADPAGLMEVARLMTPLRDAWAEARVKQTGLPR